The Pseudomonas sp. DG56-2 genome contains a region encoding:
- the mdtI gene encoding multidrug/spermidine efflux SMR transporter subunit MdtI, which translates to MLSMNWIPFAWLGLAIVLEVIANLLLKYSDGFRKRGLGIVSILCVLAAFTALAQAVRDIELSLAYAIWGGFGILATVAMGWALFGQRLAGRGWLGLLLLLAGMSLLKLA; encoded by the coding sequence ATGCTAAGCATGAATTGGATTCCTTTCGCTTGGCTTGGCCTGGCGATCGTGCTCGAAGTTATCGCCAACCTGTTGCTCAAGTATTCCGATGGTTTTCGCAAGCGCGGCCTGGGGATCGTTTCGATTCTTTGTGTACTGGCGGCGTTTACTGCGCTGGCCCAGGCTGTTCGCGATATTGAACTGTCGCTCGCTTATGCCATTTGGGGTGGCTTCGGCATTCTCGCCACCGTGGCCATGGGGTGGGCACTTTTTGGCCAGCGTTTGGCCGGGCGAGGCTGGTTGGGCTTGCTGCTGTTGCTGGCGGGTATGAGTCTGCTGAAACTGGCCTGA
- a CDS encoding NAD(P)/FAD-dependent oxidoreductase, with product MTIRVAIIGAGPSGLAQLRAFQSAHAQGAPMPEVVCFEKQADWGGMWNYTWRTGLDEHGEPVHGSMYRYLWSNGPKECLEFADYSFDEHFGRPISSYPPREVLWDYIQGRVKKAGVRDYIRFNTAVKAVRFDEASRTFTVNAYDYAIGQGIEQVFDYVVVASGHFSTPHVPDFSGFERFSGRILHAHDFRDALEFKGKDVLIVGSSYSAEDIGSQCFKYGARSITSAWRTQPMGYKWPKGWEERPQLQRVEGDMAYFADGSSKRVDAIILCTGYQHHFPFLPDDLALNTGNRLWPLGLYQGVVWEQNPQLLYLGMQDLWYSFNLFDAQAWFARDYMLGRIELPQPSAMQADSARWRAEEEALETTASMYEFQGRYIKHLIEQTDYPSFDIDAVNRIFLKWKSDKKQDIMGYRDKSYRSVITGTAAVPHHTRWLQAMDDSLGEYLRETAAKGDVKALRQH from the coding sequence ATGACTATTCGTGTTGCCATTATCGGCGCAGGCCCTTCCGGCCTGGCGCAGCTGCGTGCCTTTCAATCCGCTCACGCCCAGGGTGCTCCGATGCCCGAGGTGGTTTGTTTCGAAAAGCAGGCCGACTGGGGCGGGATGTGGAACTACACCTGGCGCACCGGGCTGGATGAGCACGGCGAGCCGGTGCACGGCAGTATGTATCGCTACCTGTGGTCGAACGGGCCGAAGGAGTGCCTGGAGTTTGCCGACTACAGTTTTGATGAACATTTCGGACGGCCGATTTCTTCATATCCGCCGCGTGAGGTGTTGTGGGATTACATTCAGGGCCGGGTGAAAAAGGCCGGCGTGCGCGACTATATTCGTTTCAATACGGCGGTGAAGGCCGTGCGCTTTGATGAAGCCAGCCGTACCTTTACGGTCAACGCCTACGACTACGCCATCGGCCAGGGTATCGAGCAGGTGTTCGATTATGTGGTGGTGGCCAGCGGGCATTTCTCTACCCCGCATGTGCCAGACTTCAGCGGCTTCGAACGGTTTTCCGGACGCATTCTGCATGCCCACGACTTCCGCGACGCGCTGGAATTCAAAGGCAAGGATGTGCTGATTGTCGGTAGCAGCTATTCCGCCGAGGATATCGGTTCGCAATGCTTCAAGTATGGCGCACGCTCGATCACCAGCGCCTGGCGTACCCAGCCCATGGGTTACAAGTGGCCCAAGGGCTGGGAAGAACGGCCGCAGCTGCAGCGTGTTGAAGGCGACATGGCCTATTTTGCCGACGGATCCAGCAAGCGCGTTGATGCGATCATTCTTTGCACCGGCTATCAGCATCACTTCCCGTTCCTGCCGGACGATCTGGCCCTCAACACCGGCAATCGCCTGTGGCCGCTAGGCCTCTATCAAGGTGTGGTGTGGGAGCAGAACCCGCAGTTGCTCTACCTTGGTATGCAAGACCTCTGGTACAGCTTCAACCTGTTCGATGCACAGGCCTGGTTTGCCCGCGATTACATGCTCGGGCGCATCGAGCTGCCGCAGCCATCGGCGATGCAGGCCGACAGTGCGCGCTGGCGTGCCGAGGAAGAAGCGCTGGAAACCACCGCTTCGATGTACGAATTCCAAGGCCGCTATATCAAGCACCTGATCGAACAAACCGACTACCCAAGCTTCGATATCGACGCGGTAAACCGCATTTTCCTGAAATGGAAGTCGGATAAAAAGCAGGACATCATGGGCTATCGCGACAAGTCCTACCGTTCGGTTATCACCGGCACTGCCGCCGTGCCGCACCATACCCGCTGGCTGCAGGCCATGGATGATTCGCTCGGCGAGTACCTGCGCGAAACCGCTGCCAAGGGCGATGTAAAGGCGCTACGTCAGCACTAA
- the gabP gene encoding GABA permease: MSGTHNSNDLAQGLKQRHVTMLSIAGVIGAGLFVGSGHAIAQAGPAVLLAYAAAGTLVILVMRMLAEMAIASPDTGSFSTYADRAIGHWAGFTIGWLYWWFWVLVIPLEANAAATILHAWFPDVGIWVFTLVITLLLTATNLFSVKNYGEFEFWFALLKVVAIIGFIILGLAAVFGFLPNSQVSGVSHLFDTQGFMPNGLGAVLAAMLTTMFSFMGTEIVTIAAAESKDPGKQITKATNSVIWRIFLFYLVSIFLVVALVPWNHSDLAEVGSYQTVLNLMGIPNAKLIVDIVVLIAVTSCLNSALYTSSRMLFSLSKRGDAPAMAQRTTSSGTPYVAVVLSTAAAFLTVFANYVAPAAVFEFLLASSGAIALLVYLVIAVSQLRMRRQRMARGEKIAFKMWLFPGLTWATIAFIVGILTVMLIRPDHRIEIVATGLLSIAVVAAGLLVARKRKAEAAGRAVLSN, encoded by the coding sequence ATGAGCGGTACGCACAATTCCAATGACCTCGCTCAGGGGCTCAAACAACGGCATGTCACCATGCTGTCTATTGCGGGTGTAATCGGTGCTGGTTTGTTCGTGGGTTCTGGCCATGCCATCGCCCAGGCAGGTCCCGCGGTATTGCTGGCTTATGCTGCTGCCGGCACGTTGGTGATTCTGGTGATGCGCATGCTGGCCGAGATGGCCATTGCTTCCCCGGACACCGGATCGTTTTCCACCTATGCCGACAGGGCTATCGGCCATTGGGCAGGTTTTACCATTGGTTGGCTGTACTGGTGGTTCTGGGTGCTGGTGATTCCGCTGGAGGCCAACGCCGCCGCAACCATTCTGCATGCCTGGTTCCCTGACGTAGGTATCTGGGTATTTACCCTGGTCATCACCTTACTGCTGACCGCTACCAACCTGTTCAGCGTGAAGAACTACGGTGAATTCGAGTTCTGGTTCGCCTTGCTCAAAGTGGTCGCGATCATTGGCTTCATCATTCTTGGCCTGGCAGCGGTGTTCGGCTTCCTGCCTAACAGCCAGGTCAGCGGCGTCAGCCATCTGTTCGACACTCAAGGCTTCATGCCTAATGGCCTCGGCGCGGTACTGGCGGCAATGCTCACCACCATGTTCTCGTTCATGGGTACCGAGATCGTCACTATTGCTGCCGCCGAGTCCAAGGACCCAGGCAAGCAGATCACCAAGGCCACCAATTCTGTGATCTGGCGGATCTTCCTGTTCTATCTCGTGTCGATCTTCCTGGTGGTGGCACTGGTGCCATGGAACCACAGCGACTTGGCCGAAGTGGGTTCGTACCAGACCGTGCTGAACCTGATGGGCATCCCTAATGCCAAGCTGATCGTCGATATCGTTGTCTTGATCGCAGTAACCAGCTGCCTGAACTCGGCGCTTTACACTTCTTCGCGCATGCTCTTCTCCCTGAGCAAGCGTGGTGATGCCCCGGCCATGGCCCAGCGCACCACTTCCAGCGGCACCCCGTACGTTGCTGTGGTGCTGTCGACTGCGGCGGCATTTCTGACTGTGTTTGCCAACTATGTGGCCCCTGCTGCGGTGTTCGAGTTCTTGCTGGCAAGCTCCGGCGCTATTGCCTTGCTGGTGTATCTGGTGATCGCAGTATCGCAACTGCGCATGCGTCGCCAGCGTATGGCGCGTGGCGAGAAAATCGCGTTCAAGATGTGGCTGTTCCCGGGCCTGACCTGGGCGACCATCGCTTTCATCGTGGGCATTCTTACCGTGATGCTGATCCGTCCGGATCACCGTATCGAAATCGTTGCCACCGGCTTGCTGTCCATAGCTGTGGTAGCGGCGGGCCTGCTGGTGGCGCGCAAGCGCAAGGCCGAGGCGGCTGGGCGTGCGGTGCTCAGCAACTGA
- a CDS encoding ABC transporter permease: MNIDLYGFGPALLAGTLMTVKLALSALCLGLVLGLLGALAKTSPYKPLQWLGGFYSTLVRGVPELLWVLLIYFGTVSMMNQLGEALNIPGLELSAFSAGVIALGLCFGAYATEVFRGAILAIPKGHREAGLALGLSKGRIFSKLILPQMWRIALPGLGNLFMILMKDTALVSVIGLEEIMRHSQIAVTVSKQPFTFYMVAAIIYLALTVLAMTGMHFLEKRAARGFARANQ; encoded by the coding sequence ATGAATATTGATCTATACGGATTCGGTCCGGCCCTGTTAGCCGGGACGCTGATGACCGTTAAACTTGCGTTGTCAGCCCTGTGTCTGGGTCTGGTACTGGGGCTGCTTGGCGCCCTGGCGAAAACCTCACCGTACAAACCCCTGCAATGGCTGGGTGGCTTTTACTCCACGCTGGTGCGTGGCGTGCCCGAACTGCTCTGGGTGTTACTGATTTACTTCGGCACCGTCAGCATGATGAATCAGCTTGGCGAAGCCCTGAATATTCCGGGCCTTGAGCTCAGCGCCTTCTCTGCGGGCGTGATTGCCCTGGGCCTGTGCTTTGGTGCCTACGCCACCGAAGTCTTCCGTGGTGCGATCCTGGCGATCCCCAAGGGCCATCGTGAAGCGGGCCTGGCCCTGGGCCTGTCCAAAGGCCGGATCTTCTCGAAACTCATCCTGCCGCAGATGTGGCGCATCGCCCTTCCCGGCCTCGGCAACCTGTTCATGATTCTGATGAAAGACACCGCACTGGTATCGGTGATCGGCCTGGAAGAAATCATGCGTCACTCACAAATCGCAGTGACTGTGAGCAAGCAGCCATTCACCTTCTACATGGTTGCCGCCATCATCTACCTGGCGCTAACCGTACTGGCAATGACCGGCATGCACTTCTTGGAAAAACGCGCCGCACGCGGCTTCGCGAGGGCCAACCAATGA
- a CDS encoding ABC transporter ATP-binding protein, translated as MAEATPALEIRNLHKRYGDQEILKGISLTARDGDVISILGSSGSGKSTLLRCINLLENPHQGQILVAGEELRLKAAKNGDLVAADNKQINRLRSEIGFVFQNFNLWPHMSILDNIIEAPRRVLGQSKAEAIEHAEALLNKVGIHNKRHSYPAELSGGQQQRAAIARTLAMKPKVILFDEPTSALDPEMVQEVLNVIRALAEEGRTMLLVTHEMGFARQVSSEVVFLHQGLVEEQGTPQQVFENPTSARCKQFMSSNR; from the coding sequence ATGGCTGAGGCCACGCCCGCGCTGGAAATCCGCAACCTGCACAAACGCTACGGCGACCAGGAGATCCTCAAGGGCATCTCGCTGACCGCCCGCGATGGCGATGTGATCTCGATCCTGGGATCCTCCGGCTCCGGCAAGTCCACTCTGCTGCGCTGCATCAACCTGCTGGAAAACCCGCACCAGGGGCAGATCCTGGTCGCTGGTGAAGAGCTGCGTTTGAAAGCCGCAAAAAACGGCGACCTGGTAGCCGCCGACAACAAGCAGATCAATCGCCTGCGCAGCGAGATCGGCTTCGTGTTCCAGAATTTCAACCTGTGGCCGCACATGAGTATCCTCGACAACATCATCGAGGCGCCCCGGCGCGTGCTCGGCCAAAGCAAGGCCGAGGCCATCGAGCATGCCGAAGCACTGCTCAACAAAGTGGGGATCCACAACAAGCGCCACAGCTACCCGGCCGAACTTTCCGGCGGCCAGCAGCAGCGCGCAGCCATTGCCCGCACGCTGGCAATGAAACCCAAGGTCATACTGTTCGACGAACCGACCTCGGCGCTGGATCCGGAAATGGTCCAGGAAGTGCTTAACGTTATCCGTGCCCTCGCCGAAGAAGGCCGTACCATGCTACTGGTTACACACGAAATGGGCTTCGCCCGCCAGGTGTCCAGTGAAGTTGTCTTCCTGCACCAAGGGTTGGTCGAAGAGCAGGGAACGCCGCAGCAGGTTTTCGAAAACCCGACCTCGGCGCGTTGTAAACAATTCATGTCCAGCAACCGCTAA
- a CDS encoding helix-turn-helix transcriptional regulator, with protein sequence MPIIIRLDVVMAKNKIRSKDLAEIIGITEANLSLLKNGKIKGFKIETLEKLCRALNCQPGDLLEFSEE encoded by the coding sequence ATGCCGATAATCATCCGCCTCGACGTGGTCATGGCCAAAAACAAGATCCGCTCCAAGGATCTGGCCGAAATTATCGGGATTACGGAAGCGAACCTGTCGTTGCTGAAAAACGGCAAAATCAAGGGTTTCAAAATCGAGACCCTGGAGAAGCTCTGTCGCGCGTTGAACTGCCAGCCAGGTGATCTGCTGGAGTTCAGCGAGGAATGA
- a CDS encoding methyltransferase produces the protein MTTPRPLTDTHMLGRFQALDSFLREHQALWRPRPFTQLQLPWESEHPALANWLRQRSLSEAEAAHNHPELLPAPQPFPQLAQLAHQLSEVGELPAIELHSASHRLNVDVPGRKWQQIEAFARHLAFTHDPQHWLDWCSGKGHLGRRLLQAERHKLTCLEYDPALVQAGHALSEHHGLPSQHLLQDVMAEETCRQLGSEHTAVALHACGDLHVRLIKLASQQGCRQLAIAPCCYNRIQAAHYQPLSGAAIASGLQLSIDDLGLPLSETVTAGARVRRQRDESMARRLGFDLLQRQLRGVDEYLPTPSLPVSWLHKPFADYCQELAALKGLPIDPIPDWTSLQALGWQRLAEVRNLELLRNLFRRPLEIWLVLDRALYLQEQGYRVQLGVFCDQPLTPRNLMLLAERH, from the coding sequence ATGACCACGCCCCGCCCGCTAACAGATACGCACATGCTTGGCCGCTTCCAGGCCCTGGACAGCTTTCTGCGCGAGCATCAAGCGCTTTGGCGCCCCCGCCCCTTCACCCAGCTGCAATTGCCCTGGGAAAGCGAGCACCCAGCCTTGGCGAACTGGTTAAGGCAACGCTCGTTGAGCGAGGCAGAGGCGGCGCACAACCACCCCGAGCTTTTGCCCGCACCCCAGCCATTCCCGCAGTTGGCGCAGTTGGCACACCAGTTGTCCGAAGTCGGCGAGCTACCTGCCATCGAACTGCACTCAGCAAGCCATCGCCTGAATGTGGATGTGCCTGGTCGCAAGTGGCAGCAGATCGAGGCATTCGCCAGACACCTGGCGTTCACCCACGACCCCCAACACTGGCTCGACTGGTGCTCCGGCAAGGGCCACCTTGGCCGACGGCTACTGCAAGCCGAGCGGCACAAGCTGACCTGCCTGGAATACGACCCTGCACTGGTACAAGCCGGCCATGCCCTCAGCGAGCACCATGGCCTACCGAGCCAGCACTTGCTGCAAGACGTGATGGCAGAGGAAACCTGCCGCCAGTTGGGCAGCGAACATACGGCGGTGGCCCTGCATGCCTGCGGCGACCTGCATGTGCGCTTGATCAAACTGGCCAGTCAGCAAGGTTGTCGACAACTGGCCATTGCCCCGTGCTGCTACAACCGCATTCAGGCCGCGCACTACCAGCCGTTGTCTGGCGCCGCGATTGCCTCGGGGTTGCAGCTTTCAATCGATGATCTTGGCCTGCCACTGAGTGAAACCGTCACCGCCGGCGCGCGGGTACGCCGCCAGCGCGACGAATCGATGGCCAGGCGCCTGGGCTTTGATCTGCTGCAGCGTCAGCTGCGGGGTGTAGATGAGTACCTGCCGACACCATCATTACCGGTCAGTTGGCTGCACAAGCCGTTCGCGGACTACTGCCAGGAGCTGGCAGCACTCAAAGGCCTGCCCATCGACCCCATACCAGACTGGACTAGCTTGCAGGCCCTGGGTTGGCAGCGTCTGGCCGAGGTCCGTAACCTTGAGCTGCTGCGCAATCTGTTCCGTCGCCCCCTCGAGATATGGCTAGTATTGGACCGCGCCCTGTACCTGCAAGAGCAAGGCTACCGGGTGCAGTTGGGGGTGTTCTGTGACCAGCCACTGACGCCGCGCAATCTGATGCTGCTGGCCGAACGCCACTGA
- a CDS encoding MFS transporter: MTAPRIQPAAQGFGLLCLASYLLSLSYGSTFLLSLLVSTRGGNEQDAGQIISLAMLSTVVAVLGSGHLADRLGSARAIALSACCLVVACLGFALVPGTGIGLMLCGLVLGLGWGAFYTLGPILVSERVEAQRRTHSFALLSGSMMSGIGSGPLVGKLASVFGLTVQTAFYTAALAALVGLLIFTYLARLQRPASSRVSISRRASIEVLGSKARWPIVMVGLGGAIFGGLGSFQTSYAAVRGLDYSLFFIGFMSAAISCRLLIAGWVVKRDAYQASCLLCGFIVVAVLALGWGVQDNLGYLLAAALLGVGYGLNYSVINGLAANQAPAGLTPQALLLFSLAYFLGVFGYPWLAGNLIVSNGTEAMMISLLLVALLNWAISLGRLYGRRRDMALSAAG, from the coding sequence ATGACCGCACCTCGCATTCAACCCGCCGCCCAGGGCTTTGGCCTGCTGTGCCTGGCCAGCTATCTGCTGTCGCTGTCGTATGGCTCGACGTTTTTGTTGTCGTTGCTGGTCAGCACCCGTGGCGGTAATGAGCAGGACGCTGGCCAGATCATTTCGCTGGCCATGCTCAGTACCGTGGTTGCAGTGCTGGGCAGCGGTCATCTGGCTGACCGTCTTGGGTCTGCGCGGGCTATTGCACTGTCAGCGTGTTGCCTGGTGGTGGCCTGCCTGGGCTTTGCCCTGGTGCCTGGCACCGGTATTGGCCTGATGCTCTGTGGCCTTGTTCTGGGCCTTGGCTGGGGCGCGTTCTATACCCTCGGGCCCATCCTGGTCAGCGAACGCGTCGAGGCGCAGCGCCGTACCCACAGCTTTGCCTTGCTCTCGGGCAGCATGATGAGCGGTATCGGCTCCGGGCCTTTGGTCGGCAAGCTGGCCAGTGTGTTCGGCCTGACGGTACAGACCGCGTTCTACACAGCTGCCCTGGCAGCGCTGGTCGGCCTGTTGATTTTCACCTACCTGGCGCGCCTGCAGCGTCCGGCTTCCAGCCGTGTCAGCATCAGCAGGCGTGCGTCCATCGAGGTGCTGGGCTCGAAGGCGCGTTGGCCGATTGTCATGGTGGGTTTGGGCGGCGCAATCTTCGGTGGCCTGGGCAGCTTCCAGACGTCCTATGCGGCGGTACGCGGCCTGGATTACTCGTTGTTCTTCATTGGCTTCATGAGCGCGGCAATCAGTTGCCGGTTGTTGATCGCAGGGTGGGTGGTAAAGCGTGACGCCTATCAAGCCTCGTGCCTGCTCTGCGGGTTCATCGTTGTGGCGGTGCTGGCCTTGGGCTGGGGCGTGCAGGACAACCTTGGCTACCTGCTGGCCGCAGCGCTGTTGGGCGTCGGGTATGGCCTGAACTACTCGGTGATCAATGGCCTGGCGGCGAACCAGGCCCCGGCCGGTCTCACCCCACAAGCCTTGCTGTTGTTCAGCCTTGCCTACTTTCTTGGGGTGTTCGGCTATCCCTGGTTGGCCGGTAACTTGATCGTCAGCAACGGCACCGAAGCAATGATGATCAGCCTGCTGCTGGTGGCGCTGCTGAACTGGGCGATAAGCCTCGGTCGACTTTACGGGCGCCGTCGCGACATGGCCTTGTCTGCGGCGGGCTAA
- the mdtJ gene encoding multidrug/spermidine efflux SMR transporter subunit MdtJ, whose protein sequence is MRSWIYLFIAIIAEVIGTVSMKFAATAHPVLGHGLMYAMIGLSYFFLALAVKRVPVGVAYALWEGIGIVLITLASVTWLGESLGLLKAAGLGVMIAGILLIKSGTRPAPAERNREALPC, encoded by the coding sequence ATGCGTTCCTGGATCTATTTGTTTATCGCCATCATCGCTGAGGTGATTGGTACCGTTTCGATGAAATTCGCCGCTACTGCGCACCCGGTTTTGGGTCATGGCTTGATGTACGCCATGATCGGTCTGTCGTATTTCTTCCTCGCGCTGGCCGTTAAGCGCGTGCCGGTAGGTGTTGCCTACGCGCTGTGGGAAGGCATCGGCATCGTGCTTATTACCTTGGCCAGCGTTACCTGGTTGGGTGAAAGCCTGGGCTTGCTCAAGGCCGCCGGCCTGGGTGTGATGATTGCCGGTATCTTGCTGATCAAGTCTGGTACCCGCCCAGCACCTGCCGAGCGCAACAGGGAGGCGCTGCCATGCTAA
- a CDS encoding ABC transporter substrate-binding protein, giving the protein MQNYKKFLLAAAATLVFSANAMAAEKLKMGIEAAYPPFNNKDASGQVVGFDKDIGDALCAKMKAECEVVTSDWDGIIPALNAKKFDFIVSSLSITDERKQAVDFTDPYYSNKQQFIAPKNVDFKTDDASLKGKTLGTQRATQAAIWLDDHGGMDGNFKVNLYDTQENAYLDLTSGRVDALLADKYANYDWLKSDAGKNYEFKGEPVNESDKVGIAVRKGDNELRNKLNAALKEIVADGTYKKINDKYFPFSIY; this is encoded by the coding sequence ATGCAGAACTATAAGAAATTCCTCCTGGCCGCTGCCGCCACGCTGGTGTTCTCGGCCAATGCAATGGCTGCCGAGAAACTGAAGATGGGCATCGAAGCGGCCTACCCGCCGTTCAACAACAAGGATGCCAGTGGCCAGGTCGTAGGTTTCGACAAAGACATCGGCGACGCCCTGTGCGCCAAGATGAAGGCTGAATGCGAAGTCGTCACCTCCGATTGGGATGGCATCATTCCAGCCCTGAACGCCAAGAAGTTCGACTTCATCGTCTCGTCGCTGTCGATCACCGACGAGCGCAAGCAAGCCGTTGACTTCACCGACCCGTACTACTCGAACAAACAGCAGTTCATCGCCCCGAAAAACGTCGATTTCAAAACCGACGACGCGTCGCTCAAAGGCAAGACCCTGGGCACCCAGCGCGCCACCCAGGCAGCAATCTGGCTGGACGATCACGGCGGCATGGACGGCAACTTCAAGGTCAACCTCTACGACACCCAGGAAAACGCCTACCTGGACCTCACCTCGGGTCGTGTAGACGCCCTGCTGGCCGACAAATACGCCAACTACGACTGGCTGAAGTCCGATGCCGGCAAGAACTACGAGTTCAAAGGCGAGCCAGTGAACGAGAGCGACAAGGTCGGCATCGCTGTGCGCAAAGGTGACAACGAACTGCGCAACAAGCTGAACGCTGCACTGAAGGAAATCGTTGCCGACGGCACTTACAAGAAGATCAACGACAAGTACTTCCCTTTCAGCATCTATTGA
- a CDS encoding ABC transporter permease yields the protein MNWEVIIKWLPRLAQGATLTLELVAIAVIAGLIIAIPLGIARSSRHWYVRALPYGYIFFFRGTPLLVQLFLVYYGLAQFEVVRNSSLWPYLRDPFWCTVLTMTLHTAAYIAEILRGALQAIPRGEIEAARALGMSRAKALFYIMLPRAARIGLPAYSNEVILMLKASALASTVTLLELTGMARTIIARTYLPVEIFFAAGLFYLLISFLLVQGFKVLERWLRVDACQGR from the coding sequence ATGAACTGGGAAGTCATTATCAAGTGGCTGCCACGGCTTGCCCAAGGCGCCACACTGACCTTGGAGCTGGTGGCAATCGCCGTTATCGCCGGCCTGATCATTGCCATTCCGCTTGGTATCGCGCGCTCATCGCGGCACTGGTATGTACGCGCCCTGCCTTACGGCTACATCTTCTTCTTCCGTGGTACGCCACTGCTGGTGCAACTGTTCCTGGTGTATTACGGCCTGGCCCAGTTTGAAGTGGTGCGCAATAGCTCCCTCTGGCCATACTTGCGCGACCCGTTCTGGTGCACGGTGCTGACCATGACCCTGCACACCGCGGCCTACATCGCCGAGATTCTGCGCGGCGCCTTGCAGGCCATTCCGCGCGGTGAAATCGAGGCGGCGCGGGCGCTGGGCATGTCCAGAGCCAAGGCGCTGTTCTACATCATGCTGCCGCGCGCCGCGCGCATCGGCCTGCCGGCGTACAGCAACGAAGTGATCCTGATGCTCAAGGCCAGTGCCCTGGCCAGTACCGTAACCCTGCTGGAACTGACCGGCATGGCGCGGACCATCATCGCCCGCACCTACCTGCCGGTAGAGATCTTCTTCGCAGCGGGGCTGTTCTACCTGCTGATCTCCTTCCTGCTGGTGCAAGGCTTCAAGGTGCTTGAACGCTGGCTGCGCGTCGACGCCTGCCAGGGTCGCTAA
- the rfaD gene encoding ADP-glyceromanno-heptose 6-epimerase — MTIIVTGAAGFIGSNLVQALNRRDETEIIAVDDLTDGDKFRNLADCEIADYLDKDDFLERFACGQFGKVRAVLHQGACSSTVVDDGRFMMDSNYRFSRDLLDAAQSLQVPMLYASSAAVYGAGRDFREQRECERPLNVYGYSKFLFDQRVRRQLPVSRSQIVGLRYFNVYGPHEQHKGAMASVAFHCFNQYQAHGKVSLFGSYGDYPSGGHLRDFVSVEDVVKVNLFFLDNPQLSGIFNVGSGRAQPFNDVAMAVINHLREQHDHPPLSREMALLEGILEYSEFPEHLRGKYQCYTCADLGQLRAVGYQEPTLSVEQGVARYCDWLQATLA; from the coding sequence ATGACCATTATCGTCACCGGCGCGGCCGGTTTCATTGGTAGCAACCTGGTCCAGGCCCTCAATCGACGCGATGAAACCGAGATCATTGCTGTCGACGACCTGACTGATGGCGACAAGTTTCGCAACCTCGCCGATTGCGAGATTGCCGATTACCTGGACAAAGACGACTTTCTTGAGCGCTTTGCGTGCGGCCAGTTCGGCAAAGTCAGGGCCGTGCTGCACCAGGGTGCGTGCTCCAGTACCGTCGTGGACGACGGCCGATTCATGATGGACAGCAACTACCGCTTCAGCCGCGACCTGCTCGACGCTGCACAAAGCCTGCAAGTACCGATGCTGTACGCCTCATCGGCAGCGGTGTACGGCGCTGGGCGCGACTTTCGTGAACAACGCGAATGTGAGCGGCCATTGAATGTGTACGGCTACTCCAAATTTTTGTTCGACCAGCGCGTGCGCCGACAACTGCCGGTGTCACGCAGCCAGATCGTTGGGCTGCGCTACTTCAACGTGTACGGGCCCCACGAACAGCACAAAGGCGCCATGGCCTCCGTGGCCTTTCACTGCTTCAACCAATACCAGGCCCACGGCAAAGTCAGCCTGTTCGGCAGTTACGGTGACTACCCAAGCGGTGGGCACCTGCGCGACTTCGTCTCGGTGGAAGACGTGGTCAAGGTTAACCTGTTCTTCTTGGATAACCCGCAACTGAGCGGCATCTTCAACGTCGGCAGTGGCCGCGCCCAGCCGTTCAACGACGTGGCCATGGCGGTTATCAACCACTTGCGCGAGCAGCACGACCACCCCCCGCTTTCCCGGGAGATGGCCTTGCTTGAAGGCATTCTTGAATACAGCGAGTTTCCTGAGCACCTGCGTGGCAAATATCAGTGCTACACCTGCGCCGACCTTGGCCAGCTACGGGCAGTTGGCTACCAGGAGCCTACCTTGTCGGTAGAGCAGGGTGTTGCACGTTACTGCGACTGGTTGCAGGCGACGCTCGCTTAG
- a CDS encoding DUF3077 domain-containing protein translates to MTKIVPDPPQSLFGKTAESTFGACNAGHPPLFTVREGIEAEDALVHVSLLLEGIYDTAQQACEHIHDLPKKGLLWSTLHSADLAKGLVDAVLDGIDSEGLKRKGRG, encoded by the coding sequence ATGACAAAAATAGTCCCGGATCCCCCGCAGTCCCTCTTCGGCAAAACCGCCGAATCCACCTTCGGCGCCTGCAACGCCGGCCACCCACCCCTGTTTACCGTGCGCGAAGGCATCGAAGCTGAAGACGCACTGGTCCACGTCTCGCTATTGCTCGAAGGCATCTACGACACCGCCCAGCAAGCTTGCGAGCATATTCATGACCTACCCAAGAAAGGCCTGCTCTGGTCTACCCTGCATTCGGCGGACCTGGCGAAAGGGCTGGTGGATGCAGTGTTGGATGGGATTGATAGCGAGGGATTGAAGCGCAAAGGGCGGGGGTGA